Sequence from the Actinomycetota bacterium genome:
TTCAGCTCCTACTCAACGGCAGGTCCAGACACGCCGGCGCATCTCGGCACGCGCCATGTCGGTGAGCGACGCGAGACGCCGCGGTCAGAGCTTGGGGCCGAGCGCTTCGAGGACCTTGGCGGCGTGGCCGTCGGCCTTGACGTTGTGCCAGGCCCGCTCGATGCGGCCCTGCTCGTCGACCAGGAAGGTCGAGCGCAGCACCCCGATGCTGGTCTGGCCATACCTGGTCTTCTCCCCCCAGGCGCCGTAGGCGTCCATGACCTGGTGGTCGGCGTCGGTCAGCAGCGGGAACCGGAGGCCGTACTTGTTGCGGAAGCGCTGGTGGCTCTGGGCGTCGTCGCGGGAGATGCCGATGACCGGTACGCCGGCGGCCTGGAAGGCGGCCAGGTTGTCGTTGAACTGGCAGGCCTCGCGGGTGCAGCCCGGGGTGTCGTCGGCCGGGTAGAAGTAGACGAGCACCTTGGTGCCCTTGAAGTCGTCCAGCGACACCGGGTTGCCGTCCTGGTCGGGCAGGGTGAACGTCGGCGCCTGGGCGCCGGCCTCAAGCTGGGGCATGGTGCTCCTCACTACGGTGGGTGAATGGGGACATAACTCAGCGTTCGCTCACGCCAACGTGTCGTCCTGTTTGAGGCGACTGTCGCGTGCAACTGTGGCGAAGTAGTCGCGACGGACGGGCGGTCGTACGTGGAGGACGGCTCGATGTCTCCCACGACGCCAGAAAGAGAACGCATAACTTTGCCGTCGACGGTTGACGGTGACCTGGGGAAACGGCGATCCGCACAGCGCTTCCCCGCCGTTTGCTGACACGGAAGAGGTCACAGGTTCAAACCCTGTCGCGCCCACCATAAGGCTCTGAACAGCAGAAACGCCGCTGGCCCTTCTCTCCGCACGGCCGCAGAAGCCAAGAGAACACTTTACCGTTAGGAAACATCCTACGGAGTTGGACCCTCTATCCTTGGTCGGTCTTCTGACCAGCGCCTTTGCCCCCCACTTCACTCCGCCGGGCGGCATGCGGGGGCGCAGAGCGGTCGGAGAGCGCTTAGCTGAGAGCGCTTAACTGATCGACCGGCGGATCCCTGACCTCAGGGATGCTCATGAACGCAGCGTGATGGGAGGGCCCGGCGCCCGGTGAGCTTGTCGACCAGCGAGCCGGCGTTCAGAGTCTCGGACGTACTCGAGCGCCGAGACTCTGAACGCCGGCGTGTGCCGGAGCGTGAGGGGTCACTCCTGATGTGCTCCAGGAGGAATCGTCAAGAGTTGTGGATTGCCGGTCCTGTGTGATCACGCGGCGACCTCCTGAACCTCGTCAGGACGCTCAACCATCACCCCCTTGTCGAACCGCGCGCCGGCCCGGACCAGCGCGACCAGCTGCGGGCCGTTGACCGCCCGCCAGCGGTCCTGGGCGGCCTCCAGCAGCTTGAAGGCCATCGCCAACCCCGCGGCCTTGGAGCCGGGGCCCTTCGTCACTCGAGTTCGCAGCCGGACCGTGGCGAAGGTGGACTCGATCGGGTTGCTGGTCTTCAGGTGCAGCCAGTGCTCGGCTGGGAAGTCGAAGAAGCACAGCAGCTCCTCGGCGTCGTCGACGATCTTGGCCACCGCCTTGGGCCACTTGGCCCCGTAGTCGCGCGCGAACACCTCGATGGCGCGCTGGGCATGGTCACGGTCGGGAGCATCCCGGATCTCGTTTAGCGCCTTGCGCGCCCCGGCGTGCACGGCCTTGGGCAGGCAGCCAAGCACGTTGGCGACCTTGTGGACCCAGTCGCGCTGGTGGCGGGTGGCCGGGAACACGTCGCGCAGCGCCGCCCACAGCCCCAGCGCCCCGTCACCGACCGCCACCACCGGCGCCCGCATCCCGCGCCGCCGTAGGTCCCGCAGGACCTCCGCCCAGCTGTCGGTCGACTCGCGCTCCCCGTCAGCCACCGCGACCAGCTCCTTGGTGCCATCGGCGCGCACGCCCACGATCACCAGGCAGCACAGCCGAGCCTGCTCCAGCCGCACCCGGAAGTGGATGCCGTCGGCCCAGACGTACACGTAGTCACGGTCGGACAAGTCACGGTGGCAGAACGCCTGGTAGTCGGCCTGCCAGCTGGCCAGCAGCCGACCAACGGCCGCGGCTGACAGCCCGGCCGCCGAGCCGAAGAACGCCTCCAGGGCGGGCACGAAGTCGCCGGTGGACAGCCCGTGCAGGTACAGCAACAGCAGCACCTCAGCGACCTTCGGGCTGCGTCGGCACCAGGGCGGCAGGATGACCGAACGGAACCGAACCCGCTCGCCAGTCACCGGGTCGACCCGGCGATCGTCCACCCGCGGCGCCC
This genomic interval carries:
- the bcp gene encoding thioredoxin-dependent thiol peroxidase, coding for MPQLEAGAQAPTFTLPDQDGNPVSLDDFKGTKVLVYFYPADDTPGCTREACQFNDNLAAFQAAGVPVIGISRDDAQSHQRFRNKYGLRFPLLTDADHQVMDAYGAWGEKTRYGQTSIGVLRSTFLVDEQGRIERAWHNVKADGHAAKVLEALGPKL
- a CDS encoding IS256 family transposase, which gives rise to MLSVVADEAARTELHADLDELAREGARRMLAAALEAEVDDYLAAHAAQRDEGGRRLVVRNGHARQRAVTTAAGAVQVRAPRVDDRRVDPVTGERVRFRSVILPPWCRRSPKVAEVLLLLYLHGLSTGDFVPALEAFFGSAAGLSAAAVGRLLASWQADYQAFCHRDLSDRDYVYVWADGIHFRVRLEQARLCCLVIVGVRADGTKELVAVADGERESTDSWAEVLRDLRRRGMRAPVVAVGDGALGLWAALRDVFPATRHQRDWVHKVANVLGCLPKAVHAGARKALNEIRDAPDRDHAQRAIEVFARDYGAKWPKAVAKIVDDAEELLCFFDFPAEHWLHLKTSNPIESTFATVRLRTRVTKGPGSKAAGLAMAFKLLEAAQDRWRAVNGPQLVALVRAGARFDKGVMVERPDEVQEVAA